In Quercus robur chromosome 10, dhQueRobu3.1, whole genome shotgun sequence, a genomic segment contains:
- the LOC126704428 gene encoding probable UDP-arabinopyranose mutase 2, with product MVGTSVAPTPLLKDELDIVIPTIRNLDFLEMWRPFFQPYHLIIVQDGDPSRVIKVPEGFDYELYNRNDINRILGPKASCISFKDSACRCFGYMVSKKKYIYTIDDDCFVAKDPSGKDINALEQHIKNLLCPATPFFFNTLYDPYRDGADFVRGYPFSLREGAPTAVSHGLWLNIPDYDAPTQLVKPRERNTRYVDAVLTIPKGTLFPMCGMNLAFDRELIGPAMYFGLMGDGQPIGRYDDMWAGWCTKVICDHLGLGVKTGLPYIWHSKASNPFVNLKKEYKGIYWQEELIPFFQSATLPKDCTTVQNCYIELSKQVKAKLGKVDEYFIKLADAMVTWIEAWDELNSTSDIPKGPAK from the exons ATGGTCGGAACCTCAGTTGCTCCGACTCCCCTGTTGAAAGATGAACTTGACATCGTGATCCCCACGATCCGAAACCTGGACTTCCTCGAGATGTGGAGGCCTTTCTTCCAGCCATACCATCTCATCATTGTTCAGGACGGTGACCCCAGTAGGGTCATCAAGGTCCCCGAGGGCTTCGACTATGAGCTCTACAATCGCAACGATATCAACAGGATTCTCGGCCCCAAAGCCTCTTGCATTTCCTTCAAGGACTCTGCTTGCCGTTGCTTCGGCTACATGGTCTCCAAGAAGAAGTACATCTACACCATCGATGATGATTGCTTT GTTGCTAAAGATCCATCTGGCAAGGACATTAATGCCCTTGAGCAGCACATAAAGAACCTTCTGTGTCCAGCAACTCCATTTTTCTTCAACACCCTGTATGACCCATACAGAGACGGTGCAGATTTTGTCCGTGGATATCCATTCAGCCTCCGTGAAGGTGCCCCAACAGCTGTTTCTCATGGCCTCTGGCTCAACATCCCAGATTATGATGCTCCCACCCAGCTTGTCAAGCCACGTGAAAGAAACACAAG GTATGTGGATGCTGTTTTGACAATACCAAAGGGAACCCTCTTCCCCATGTGTGGTATGAATCTGGCATTTGACCGCGAGTTGATCGGCCCTGCAATGTACTTTGGACTTATGGGTGATGGCCAGCCAATTGGACGCTACGATGATATGTGGGCTGGCTGGTGCACCAAg GTGATATGCGATCATTTAGGACTTGGAGTCAAGACTGGTTTGCCTTATATCTGGCACAGCAAAGCAAGCAACCCTTTTGTGAACCTCAAGAAGGAATACAAAGGAATCTACTGGCAAGAAGAGCTGATCCCATTCTTCCAATCAGCTACCCTTCCAAAGGATTGCACCACTGTGCAGAATTGCTACATTGAGCTCTCCAAGCAAGTCAAGGCTAAACTTGGTAAGGTGGATGAATACTTCATCAAGCTGGCTGATGCCATGGTCACATGGATTGAAGCTTGGGATGAGCTGAACTCGACTTCTGATATACCCAAGGGTCCAGCAAAATAG
- the LOC126702072 gene encoding TMV resistance protein N-like, with translation MELVDLRMCYSNIEQLWKGIKCFDSLKFIKLNHSQNLIVTPDITRVPNLEKLIVEGCTTFCEVHSSIGVHKRLILLNLKGCKSLCNLPCKYEMESLDILIFSRCSKIKNIPTFAGNMKCLSKLYMDGTTITKLPMSIEHLTSLKSLSLKDCKNLVCIPSIICNFKLLMDLDILGCLRLEKLPENLGKAKGLEELHVSGTAIKKSPSSIVLLEKLEVLSFCGCKGPLSKLWNKALSFDLKSRKSLDLGGLPVPSLSSLSSLKTQDLSDCKVQAISLAAYPLYKY, from the exons ATGGAACTTGTTGATCTTCGCATGTGCTACAGTAACATTGAACAACTTTGGAAAGGAATAAAG tgttttgacagtttgaagttcatcaaattgaatcattctcaaaatttgattgtaactCCTGACATCACTAGAGTCCCAAATCTTGAGAAATTGATTGTTGAAGGTTGTACAACTTTTTGTGAGGTTCATTCATCAATTGGAGTTCATAAAAGGCTTATCCTTCTTAATTTGAAAGGTTGCAAAAGCCTTTGTAATCTTCCATGCAAGTATGAAATGGAGTCTCTTgacattcttattttttctagaTGTTCAAAAATCAAGAATATTCCAACATTTGCGGGAAACATGAAATGCTTATCCAAGCTTTATATGGATGGAACTACTATTACAAAACTACCCATGTCAATTGAGCACTTGACTAGCCTTAAATCATTGAGTTTAAAAGATTGCAAAAATCTTGTGTGCATTCCTAGCATCATATGCAATTTTAAGTTGCTCATGGATCTTGATATTTTAGGATGCTTAAGACTTGAAAAGCTACCAGAAAACTTGGGGAAAGCCAAAGGTTTAGAGGAGCTTCATGTGAGTGGAACTGCAATAAAGAAATCACCTTCTTCCATTGTTCTCTTAGAAAAACTTGAAGTACTATCTTTTTGTGGATGTAAAGGGCCATTGTCTAAATTATGGAATAAAGCCCTAAGTTTTGATTTAAAGTCAAGAAAAAGTCTAGATCTTGGGGGCTTGCCAGTGCCTTCTTTGTCAAGTTTGTCTTCTTTGAAAACACAGGATCTAAGCGATTGCAAAGTTCAAGCAATTAGCTTGGCTGCCTATCCTCTTTACAAGTACTAG
- the LOC126702071 gene encoding COBRA-like protein 4, translating to MVFNTYAHLVSSVFFIVLFAHAEAYDPLDPTGNITIKWDVISWTADGYVATVTMTNYQMYRHIMSPGWTMGWVWAKKEVIWTMLGAEATEQGDCSKYKGNIPYCCEKKPTIVDLLPGAPYNQQVANCCKGGVVPSWGQDPSAAISSFQLSVGNSGTSSKTVKLPKNFTLNGPGPGYTCSQPVTVTPTRFLTSDGRRQTQALMTWNVVCTYSQFLASPSPTCCVSMSSFYNSTIVTCPTCACGCQNRENCITDSKIQSIVGENTTTNGPLLQCTQHMCPIRVHWHVKLNYVSYWRVKMSITNFNYGLNYTQWTLVVQHPNLNNVTQVFSFNYQPLMPYKSTNDTGMFYGLKFYNDLLMEDGPNGNVQSEMLLEKDMNTFTWDNGWAFPRKVYFNGDECVMPPPDSYPMPPNSANANPIASSTLSASVLLILLVFW from the exons ATGGTTTTCAATACATATGCACATCTTGTATCATCTGTTTTCTTTATTGTCTTGTTTGCTCATGCAG AGGCATATGACCCTTTGGACCCTACTGGTAATATCACAATCAAATGGGATGTCATATCTTGGACCGCAGATGGTTATGTG GCAACAGTGACAATGACCAACTACCAGATGTACCGGCACATTATGAGCCCTGGCTGGACCATGGGATGGGTATGGGCTAAGAAAGAAGTGATATGGACCATGCTGGGTGCAGAAGCCACAGAGCAAGGAGACTGTTCCAAGTATAAGGGAAACATCCCTTACTGTTGTGAGAAGAAACCCACCATTGTGGACTTACTCCCAGGTGCCCCTTATAACCAACAAGTTGCCAATTGCTGTAAGGGTGGTGTTGTGCCATCATGGGGACAAGATCCTTCAGCTGCTATCTCATCCTTTCAGCTCTCTGTTGGGAATTCTGGTACATCTAGTAAGACTGTGAAATTGCCTAAGAATTTCACTTTGAATGGTCCAGGGCCAGGCTACACTTGCAGCCAACCGGTTACCGTGACACCCACACGTTTCCTCACTTCTGATGGTCGTCGACAAACTCAAGCACTCA TGACATGGAATGTGGTATGCACCTACTCACAGTTCCTAGCTTCTCCAAGCCCAACCTGTTGTGTCTCGATGTCATCTTTCTATAACTCAACGATAGTTACGTGTCCAACTTGTGCTTGTGGATGCCAGAACAGAGAAAATTGCATCAC TGACTCAAAGATTCAGAGCATTGTGGGAGAAAACACAACAACCAATGGGCCATTACTACAGTGCACACAGCACATGTGCCCAATAAGGGTGCATTGGCATGTGAAGCTAAACTATGTTTCGTATTGGCGTGTGAAGATGAGCATCACCAACTTCAACTACGGACTTAACTACACACAGTGGACCCTTGTTGTTCAGCATCCAAATCTCAACAATGTCACTCAAGTTTTTAGCTTTAATTACCAGCCGCTCATGCCATACAAATCCACAA ATGACACTGGCATGTTTTATGGCTTAAAATTCTACAATGACCTGCTAATGGAAGATGGGCCAAATGGTAATGTCCAGTCAGAGATGCTTCTTGAGAAAGACATGAACACATTCACTTGGGACAATGGGTGGGCTTTCCCTAGGAAAGTCTACTTCAATGGTGATGAATGTGTGATGCCCCCTCCTGATTCATACCCTATGCCACCCAACTCTGCTAATGCTAATCCCATTGCATCATCAACATTGTCTGCCTCTGTACTTCTAATATTGCTGGTGTTTTGGTGA